A single Diachasmimorpha longicaudata isolate KC_UGA_2023 chromosome 10, iyDiaLong2, whole genome shotgun sequence DNA region contains:
- the LOC135166569 gene encoding sn-1-specific diacylglycerol lipase ABHD11-like isoform X1 — protein MTGNIILPSRLMGRRLISTTALRNTPVKLAYTTYDQETSQDKSAKPPVVVMHGLFGSRNNWNSLSKALNQQTSRRIIAIDARNHGESPHTSEMTYQDMAWDIQHLLEKLNIKETILMGHSMGGAAVMLTALTYPYLVDKLVVVDMSPVKTSPSLQEMSVIMAAMSSIDFKGLQSLSQARQHTDKFLSTTIHSPTLRQFLITNVMEDPPGNFRWRVNLPVLVENFSTHIAQFPTIVPRLGGKTFTKPTLFIAGGKSDYIKREDHPGIKKLFPNAEFVYIEDAAHWLHAEKPAEFLKISSDFINS, from the exons ATGACTGGAAACATTATTCTGCCTTCCAGACTGATGGGCCGTAGGCTCATCAGCACCACTGCGCTAAGGAATACCCCGGTCAAGCTGGCATACACCACTTATGATCAAGAGACTTCACAGGAt AAATCCGCAAAACCTCCAGTTGTGGTGATGCACGGGCTCTTCGGCTCTCGAAATAACTGGAACTCATTATCAAAAGCCCTGAACCAACAGACAAGCCGCCGAATAATTGCCATAGATGCCCGGAATCACGGGGAGTCACCCCATACCTCGGAGATGACGTACCAAGACATGGCATGGGATATTCAGCATCTACTGGAAAAACTCAACATCAAGGAAACCATTCTCATGGGACACAGTATGGGAGGGGCTGCTGTCATGCTGACAGCACTAACCTACCCCTATTTAGTCGATAAATTGGTCGTTGTTGATATGTCTCCTGTCAAAACGAGTCCGAGTCTCCAGGAGATGTCGGTTATCATGGCTGCCATGAGTTCCATTGACTTCAAGGGACTTCAGAGTCTTTCTCAG gcAAGACAACACACAGATAAATTCCTCTCCACAACGATTCACTCGCCCACCCTTCGACAGTTCCTCATAACGAACGTAATGGAGGATCCGCCAGGAAATTTTAGATGGCGAGTAAATCTTCCAGTGctggtggaaaatttttccacgcACATCGCACAATTTCCCACGATAGTCCCTCGATTAGGTGGCAAAACGTTCACAAAACCGACTCTATTCATCGCGGGAGGGAAAAGCGATTATATAAAGAGAGAAGATCATcctggaataaaaaaactattcCCCAATGCTGAATTTGTTTACATTGAGGATGCTGCCCACTGGTTGCACGCTGAAAAACCGGCCGAGTTTCTCAAAATATCTTCGGATTTTATCAACTCTTAA
- the LOC135166570 gene encoding sn-1-specific diacylglycerol lipase ABHD11-like: MDVRNHGESPEAPEMSFESMVADIKLFIQNLNLNKSILMGHSLGAGIMISTALKYPSLVEKIVVIEANPVESSPSLIKMGENVNNLSVVNFQGLRTLDEARKHADISLRHLILSPVVRERFTGIIKEVSPGKFAWANNFPVIARDMKKNVIDFMTEQLIADLKKKPFTKPALFIGGSQSDFFEIRHYAEIREIFPRAEFAIIEGGNHWVHLKKPAEVLKIVSEFIN; the protein is encoded by the exons ATGGATGTGAGAAATCACGGGGAATCACCGGAGGCACCGGAGATGTCGTTTGAGTCTATGGTAGCTGACATCAAGCTGTTCATCCAAAATTTAAATCTGAATAAGAGTATTTTGATGGGACACAGCTTGGGAGCAGGAATTATGATATCTACGGCTCTCAAATATCCTTctttagttgaaaaaattgttgttatcGAGGCAAATCCAGTCGAAAGCAGTCCGAGTCTCATtaaaatgggggaaaacgtTAACAACTTGAGTGTGGTCAACTTCCAGGGGCTCCGGACACTTGATGAG GCAAGGAAACACGCAGATATTTCTCTTCGCCATTTAATCTTGTCTCCAGTTGTTCGAGAACGTTTCACTGGAATTATAAAGGAAGTGTCCCCTGGAAAGTTTGCATGGGCGAATAACTTTCCAGTGATAGCGagagacatgaaaaaaaatgtcatcgaCTTTATGACTGAACAATTAATAGCTGATTTAAAGAAGAAACCCTTTACAAAACCAGCATTATTCATAGGAGGTAGTCAAAGTGATTTTTTCGAGATAAGACATTATGCAGAGATAAGAGAAATATTTCCTAGGGCTGAATTCGCTATTATCGAGGGTGGCAACCATTGGGTGCATTTGAAAAAACCTGCGGAGGTTCTCAAAATCGTCTCAGAGTTTATAAATTGA
- the LOC135166569 gene encoding sn-1-specific diacylglycerol lipase ABHD11-like isoform X2 — translation MHGLFGSRNNWNSLSKALNQQTSRRIIAIDARNHGESPHTSEMTYQDMAWDIQHLLEKLNIKETILMGHSMGGAAVMLTALTYPYLVDKLVVVDMSPVKTSPSLQEMSVIMAAMSSIDFKGLQSLSQARQHTDKFLSTTIHSPTLRQFLITNVMEDPPGNFRWRVNLPVLVENFSTHIAQFPTIVPRLGGKTFTKPTLFIAGGKSDYIKREDHPGIKKLFPNAEFVYIEDAAHWLHAEKPAEFLKISSDFINS, via the exons ATGCACGGGCTCTTCGGCTCTCGAAATAACTGGAACTCATTATCAAAAGCCCTGAACCAACAGACAAGCCGCCGAATAATTGCCATAGATGCCCGGAATCACGGGGAGTCACCCCATACCTCGGAGATGACGTACCAAGACATGGCATGGGATATTCAGCATCTACTGGAAAAACTCAACATCAAGGAAACCATTCTCATGGGACACAGTATGGGAGGGGCTGCTGTCATGCTGACAGCACTAACCTACCCCTATTTAGTCGATAAATTGGTCGTTGTTGATATGTCTCCTGTCAAAACGAGTCCGAGTCTCCAGGAGATGTCGGTTATCATGGCTGCCATGAGTTCCATTGACTTCAAGGGACTTCAGAGTCTTTCTCAG gcAAGACAACACACAGATAAATTCCTCTCCACAACGATTCACTCGCCCACCCTTCGACAGTTCCTCATAACGAACGTAATGGAGGATCCGCCAGGAAATTTTAGATGGCGAGTAAATCTTCCAGTGctggtggaaaatttttccacgcACATCGCACAATTTCCCACGATAGTCCCTCGATTAGGTGGCAAAACGTTCACAAAACCGACTCTATTCATCGCGGGAGGGAAAAGCGATTATATAAAGAGAGAAGATCATcctggaataaaaaaactattcCCCAATGCTGAATTTGTTTACATTGAGGATGCTGCCCACTGGTTGCACGCTGAAAAACCGGCCGAGTTTCTCAAAATATCTTCGGATTTTATCAACTCTTAA
- the LOC135166565 gene encoding TRAF3-interacting protein 1, which translates to MSEEAKLQDSIKKTQDLLGKYVKKPPLTEKLLKKPPFRFLHDVITAVIKETGFLKGLFTDEELISSNITDKDGKLGYLTKLIDAMKLITGQELPVRASKIVSGQEPIRTNELLQAIARSLDKKISSSQAIEHYKKSLEKKEKQRSRKSEEKSRKSEEKPRKTSSEEKLRRFREAEEKRKSTAGEEKPKRESSEEKQRKTTKKSTPSERTDSKDGEKREREEKRKKKPREGSLEGKSKSKESEPSKKTKRSSSPKKPELKNEEELQSMEPSKDSTESIHEEKPQEEPIIPPQVLASAEHAGSHQHQQEPEESLEQPVKTSETSPEDVPAVKRNLLRPPSARPPSARPGAPKLKGKSDFVVNTNGLAQMGDVHVIVENFDVREDDVEGMVVVESPGNDENIVGNSDLLNKELTKEHGYLVAQILETQRELVNEGSVEIIPNKVEIEWEAGMRKDKEAVIKEVDKLRGTIQSLTRTTNPLGKLMDFLQEDAEIMEKELWEWRSQFSDLREQLVVERNMMKESIKPLEESLKEIEGTIGGQMEKIFQTKANIMRNNQRIQKLLTGR; encoded by the coding sequence ATGTCGGAAGAGGCAAAGCTGCAAGACTCCATAAAGAAGACTCAGGACTTGCTCGGTAAATACGTGAAGAAGCCTCCGCTGACGGAAAAGCTCCTCAAGAAACCCCCATTTCGGTTCCTCCACGACGTGATAACCGCAGTGATAAAGGAGACGGGTTTCCTGAAAGGTCTCTTCACAGACGAGGAGCTCATCTCCTCGAACATCACCGACAAGGATGGGAAGCTGGGATATCTGACGAAGCTCATCGACGCGATGAAGTTGATCACGGGACAGGAGCTGCCGGTGCGAGCCTCGAAGATAGTGTCAGGTCAGGAGCCGATAAGAACGAACGAGCTGCTCCAGGCCATAGCAAGATCCCTCGACAAAAAGATCTCGAGTTCTCAAGCGATTGAGCACTACAAGAAGTCCCTGGAGAAAAAAGAGAAACAGAGATCCAGGAAATCGGAGGAGAAGTCGAGGAAATCGGAGGAGAAACCGAGGAAAACATCCTCCGAGGAAAAGCTACGGAGGTTCAGAGAGGCCGAGGAGAAGAGGAAGTCGACGGCTGGGGAGGAGAAGCCGAAGCGAGAGAGCTCCGAGGAGAAGCAGCGCAAGACGACGAAGAAGTCAACTCCCTCGGAGAGGACAGACTCCAAGGATGGGGAGAAGAGGGAGCGAGAGGAGAAGAGAAAGAAGAAGCCTCGGGAGGGGAGTCTCGAGGGTAAATCCAAATCGAAGGAGTCGGAGCCCTCCAAGAAGACGAAGCGTTCCTCATCACCGAAAAAACCGGAACTCAAGAACGAGGAGGAGCTGCAGTCGATGGAGCCCTCCAAGGACTCCACCGAATCGATCCACGAGGAGAAGCCCCAGGAGGAGCCGATTATTCCTCCGCAGGTGCTTGCCTCTGCCGAGCATGCAGGTAGTCATCAGCACCAGCAGGAGCCTGAGGAGAGCCTAGAACAGCCAGTCAAGACTTCGGAGACTTCTCCTGAAGACGTTCCCGCGGTGAAGCGAAATCTCCTTCGTCCTCCCAGTGCTAGGCCTCCCTCGGCTCGTCCTGGAGCACCAAAACTCAAGGGAAAGAGCGACTTCGTGGTAAATACCAATGGGCTGGCGCAGATGGGCGACGTTCACGTTATTGTTGAGAATTTTGATGTCAGAGAGGACGACGTGGAGGGTATGGTGGTGGTGGAGAGTCCGGGGAATGACGAGAATATCGTGGGAAATTCCGATTTACTGAACAAGGAGCTGACGAAGGAACATGGATACCTCGTGGCGCAGATTCTGGAGACTCAGAGGGAGCTCGTTAACGAAGGAAGTGTCGAGATAATTCCTAACAAGGTGGAGATCGAGTGGGAGGCCGGGATGAGAAAGGACAAGGAAGCCGTTATCAAGGAAGTGGACAAACTCAGGGGGACTATTCAGAGCCTCACGAGAACGACTAATCCTCTGGGGAAACTCATGGATTTTCTACAGGAAGATGCCGAGATTATGGAGAAGGAGTTGTGGGAGTGGAGAAGTCAGTTCAGTGATCTCAGGGAGCAGCTGGTGGTCGAGAGGAATATGATGAAGGAATCGATTAAACCGCTGGAGGAGAGCCTCAAGGAGATCGAGGGAACTATCGGCGGACAGATGGAGAAAATCTTCCAGACGAAGGCGAATATCATGAGGAATAATCAGAGGATTCAGAAGTTGCTGACTGGACGGTGA
- the LOC135166562 gene encoding protein Malvolio isoform X2: MENNSTENLDVAGGGDAESISKTPTNGSPQKLNENSSLNPLTNQTYFADERIQIPEIETGGFSFRKLWAFTGPGFLMSIAYLDPGNIESDLQSGVSAKYKLLWVLLGATILGLVMQRLSARLGVVTGLHLAEMCHRQYKTVPRIFLWLMIEIAIIGSDMQEVIGTAIALYLLSGGWILLWAGVLITIVDTFTFLFLDKYGLRKLELFFGLLISIMAVTFGYEYVVSAPPQLEVMKGMFTPMCTNCDSDALLKAVAIVGAVIMPHNLYLHSALVKSRDIDRRQPKKVKEANMYFFVEAIIALLVSFVINVFVVAVFAHGLYDKKNSDVYEVCEAAGDTLGMATFKNDSSAIDANLYKGGIFLGCQFGIAAMYIWAVGILAAGQSSTMTGTYTGQFAMEGFLNLQWARWKRVFFTRTIAIVPTFFVAFYANIEDLGGMNEVLNAIMTLQLPFATLPTLAFTSSEQIMGKFKNGIFNKVVATLLSAAVIAINIFFVTQTVNEKLPNPSWAAIFGIIVYAVIYLGFCLYFVIHMAIAMGAECLTRNRFIAKYVGGPTEMSFALTNPAVYARVNPAFSIQENLNGSFNPLRLD; the protein is encoded by the exons atggaaaataattctacCGAGAATTTGGATGTGGCTGGGGGCGGTGATGCAGAATCAATCTCCAAGACTCCAACTAATGGAAGTCCACAAAAATTGAACGAGAATTCATCGCTCAATCCGCTGACTAATCAGACGTATTTTGCTGATGAGAGGATACAAATTCCGGAGATTGAAACC GGTGGTTTCAGCTTCAGAAAATTATGGGCTTTCACAGGCCCTGGTTTTCTCATGTCAATAGCTTATCTAGACCCTGGAAACATAGAGTCTGATCTGCAATCTGGAGTTTCAGCGAAGTACAAG TTACTATGGGTTTTACTAGGAGCCACAATCCTCGGCCTAGTGATGCAGAGGCTGAGTGCTCGTCTGGGGGTTGTAACAGGCCTTCATCTAGCCGAAATGTGCCACAGACAGTACAAAACAGTTCCCAGGATATTCCTGTGGCTAATGATTGAAATCGCAATCATCGGGAGTGACATGCAGGAGGTCATTGGCACTGCCATTGCACTTTACCTCTTATCAGGGGGATG GATTCTACTCTGGGCAGGGGTTTTGATCACCATTGTCGAcacttttacatttttattcctTGATAAATATGGGTTGAGGAAGCTAGAGCTGTTCTTCGGACTTTTAATTTCTATTATGGCTGTAACGTTCGGTTAcgag TACGTTGTTTCGGCTCCACCTCAACTGGAAGTTATGAAGGGAATGTTCACTCCAATGTGTACAAACTGTGATAGCGATGCTCTCCTCAAGGCTGTTGCCATCGTCGGTGCGGTCATCATGCCGCACAATTTGTATCTCCACAGTGCTCTCGTCAAG TCCCGGGACATTGACAGGAGGCAGCCTAAGAAGGTCAAGGAAGCCAACATGTATTTCTTCGTTGAAGCGATCATTGCTCTCctcgtttccttcgttatcAACGTTTTTGTCGTGGCTGTGTTTGCTCACGGGCTTTATGACAAGAAGAATAGCGACGTT tatGAAGTGTGTGAGGCAGCCGGAGACACCCTGGGAATGGCCACATTTAAG AATGACTCATCCGCGATCGACGCTAATTTATATAAAGGAGGAATATTCCTCGGGTGCCAATTTGGAATAGCAGCGATGTACATATGGGCAGTTGGAATTTTAGCTGCTGGACAATCGTCCACGATGACGGGGACGTACACTGGGCAATTCGCTATGGAGGGATTCCTGAATCTTCAGTGGGCACGATGGAAGAGAGTCTTCTTCACTCGAACAATTGCAATAGTGCCAACATTTTTCGTAGCCTTTTATGCTAATATTGAGGATCTTGGGGGTATGAATGAGGTCCTCAACGCCATCATGACCCTTCAGCTTCCCTTCGCCACACTTCCCACTCTTGCTTTTACCAGTAGCGAGCAGATCATGGGAAAATTCAAGAACGGAAT aTTTAATAAAGTGGTCGCTACGCTACTCTCGGCAGCAGTGATAGCAATTAACATATTCTTCGTAACCCAAACAGTGAATGAAAAACTGCCCAATCCAAGCTGGGCTGCCATCTTCGGCATAATAGTGTACGCCGTAATTTACCTCGGCTTCTGTTTATATTTTGTTATTCACATGGCTATTGCCATGGGGGCTGAATGTCTAACGCGAAATAGA tttattgcTAAATACGTTGGGGGTCCAACGGAAATGAGTTTCGCCCTGACGAATCCAGCGGTATATGCCAG aGTTAACCCGGCGTTCTCAATACAGGAAAACCTGAACGGTAGCTTCAACCCTCTCAGGCTGGACTGA
- the LOC135166571 gene encoding protein dj-1beta — protein MILRIVRYSPLSAIGRGLGVKKTFELRGVRLFANEMTKSAILLMGDGAEEMESVITADVLRRAGVDVTIASITGRECVKCSKNTKICADAQLGDVLPGNTYDVVVLPGGLAGSEALSQSKAVGDLLKAQEQAGRIIAAICAAPTALKAHGIGLGKKITSYPGKKGELAGDYNYLEDTVVVDGNLITSRGPATTFAFALTIVSELLGKEAALPIAQAMLYTDFK, from the exons ATGATCTTGAGGATCGTTCGTTATTCTCCCTTGAGTGCTATTGGACGAGGTCTCGGGGTCAAAAAAACGTTTGAACTTAGGGGAGTGAGATTGTTTGCCAACGAAATGACGAAGTCTGCAATTCTGCTGATGGGGGATGGAGCTGAGGAGATGGAGTCTGTCATCACTGCTGATGTACTCAGGAGAGCCGGG GTTGATGTCACGATTGCCAGCATCACTGGGAGGGAATGTGTCAAGTGCTCCAAAAATACGAAAATCTGTGCTGATGCTCAGCTAGGAGATGTCCTGCCTGGTAATACTTATGATGTCGTTGTTTTGCCTGGGGGACTTGCAGGATCTGAAGCACTCTCTCAG TCAAAAGCGGTTGGAGATTTATTGAAAGCCCAGGAGCAAGCTGGAAGAATCATTGCAGCTATATGCGCAGCTCCAACAGCTCTGAAGGCCCACGGAATAGGTCTTGGAAAGAAAATCACTTCCTACCCAGGAAAGAAGGGTGAATTGGCTGGGGATTATAATTATTTGGAGGACACTGTCGTCGTCGatg GCAACTTGATCACCAGCAGAGGACCAGCCACAACATTCGCTTTTGCACTGACTATCGTCTCTGAATTACTGGGAAAAGAGGCTGCCCTGCCAATAGCCCAGGCGATGCTCTACACCGATTTCAAATAA
- the LOC135166560 gene encoding peroxisomal multifunctional enzyme type 2, producing the protein MSDSLRFDGKVVVVTGAGAGLGRAYALLFASRGAKVVVNDLGGGRHGDGSSTKAADAVVAEITSAGGEAAPNYDSVLDGQKIIETAIINFGRIDILINNAGILRDKSFVKMTDQDWDLIHDVHVKGSMVTTRAAWPHFRKQRYGKVIFTASNSGLYGNFGQANYSAAKMALVGLSNTLAIEGNSANIKTNVIVPTAGSRLTEDILPPEFFNELRPEFIAPVVMWLCHEDCNETGTIIETALGWAGKCHLIRGNGTVLRKSLKDAVTPENVRNNWDAVLNMEEAKRCESIAEATGELMNVVDILGSSKSDAGGEQSGVIKYSMKNQYNFKQAILYALSIGAKCRDPMDFRYIYEHHSDFSVVPCYYMIFGPATLMETDIVERAFEGRSVNFAGIVHGEQYMKVLQKIPTEAVVETKCKILDVLDKGRNAVLLIEHESFNAETGDKLTTGRIAAIAKGAGGFGGPKRSHHEIPGVETPKRTPDTSYSEQTSPDQAALYRLSSGDFNPLHVDPNIAEMGGFKQPILHGLCSLGFATRHVLKTFAGGDPELFESIRARFSNPVVPGQTLRTDMWRDGNRIHFQCFVDNNTPVISNAYIDLKEVRIGKKAKL; encoded by the exons atgtcagattCTCTTCGTTTCGACGGGAAAGTCGTGGTGGTAACAGGCGCGGGTGCAGGATTAGGTCGGGCTTATGCCCTCCTCTTTGCCTCCCGGGGTGCCAAGGTGGTGGTGAACGATCTCGGTGGAGGGCGTCACGGCGACGGTAGCAGTACCAAAGCAGCCGACGCAGTGGTCGCCGAGATCACCTCAGCGGGTGGCGAGGCAGCCCCCAACTATGACTCCGTTCTCGATGGCCAGAAGATTATTGAAACCGCAATCATCAACTTCGGACGCATTGATATCCTGATAAACAACGCAGGAATCCTGCGGGACAAATCCTTCGTGAAGATGACAGATCAGGACTGGGATCTCATTCATGACGTTCACGTTAAGGGCTCGATGGTGACGACCCGGGCAGCCTGGCCCCACTTCCGCAAGCAAAGGTACGGAAAGGTCATCTTCACTGCTTCCAACAGCGGATTGTATGGGAACTTTGGGCAGGCGAATTACTCAGCTGCTAAAATGGCTCTTGTGGGACTATCTAACACTCTGG CAATCGAGGGAAACTCAGCCAACATCAAGACCAACGTCATCGTACCAACGGCTGGATCACGACTGACGGAGGACATCCTTCCCCCTGAGTTCTTCAACGAGCTCAGACCCGAGTTCATAGCGCCTGTTGTTATGTGGCTGTGCCACGAGGACTGTAATGAGACTGGAACGATAATCGAGACAGCTCTGGGCTGGGCCGGCAAGTGCCACCTCATAAGGGGCAATGGAACCGTTCTGAGGAAGAGTCTCAAGGACGCAGTGACTCCCGAGAACGTCAGAAATAACTGGGATGCCGTTCTGAATATGGAAGAAGCCAAACGCTGCGAGAGCATTGCGGAAGCCACTGGGGAACTGATGAACGTTGTCGACATATTGGGCTCCAGTAAGAGCGACGCGGGAGGAGAACAGTCTGGAGTCATCAAGTACTCCATGAAGAATCAGTATAACTTCAAACAGGCGATCCTCTACGCCTTGAGTATTGGAGCAAAGTGCAGGGATCCTATGGACTTCAGGTACATCTACGAGCATCATTCGGATTTCAGTGTCGTTCCTTGTTATTACATGATTTTTGGACCCGCGACACTTATGGAGACGGATATCGTTGAGAGAGCTTTTGAGGGAAGATCTGTCAACTTTGCGGGGATTGTCCATGGGGAACAGTACATGAAGGTTCTACAGAAGATACCGACTGAAGCTGTGGTTGAAACCAAGTGCAAGATCCTGGATGTCCTCGACAAGGGGCGAAACGCAGTGCTTTTGATCGAACACGAGTCCTTCAATGCTGAGACCGGCGACAAGCTGACAACAGGTCGCATAGCAGCAATTGCTAAAGGAGCGGGGGGTTTTGGGGGCCCGAAGCGTTCCCATCATGAAATTCCAGGTGTGGAGACACCTAAACGAACCCCAGACACTTCCTACTCCGAACAGACCAGCCCTGACCAAGCTGCTCTGTACAGATTGAGCTCTGGTGATTTTAATCCACTTCACGTGGACCCCAACATTGCAGAGATGGGGGGCTTCAAGCAGCCCATACTCCATGGACTCTGCTCCCTTGGATTCGCCACGAGACATGTCCTCAAGACCTTCGCTGGGGGCGATCCTGAGCTGTTTGAGTCCATCAGGGCGAGGTTCTCCAATCCTGTGGTGCCTGGACAAACTCTCAGGACTGACATGTGGAGGGATGGAAACAGAATTCACTTTCAGTGTTTTGTTGATAATAACACTCCAGTTATCAGCAATGCTTATATCGATCTCAAGGAAGTGAGAATCGGGAAGAAGGCCAAGCTGTGA
- the LOC135166562 gene encoding protein Malvolio isoform X1 — protein sequence MENNSTENLDVAGGGDAESISKTPTNGSPQKLNENSSLNPLTNQTYFADERIQIPEIETGGFSFRKLWAFTGPGFLMSIAYLDPGNIESDLQSGVSAKYKLLWVLLGATILGLVMQRLSARLGVVTGLHLAEMCHRQYKTVPRIFLWLMIEIAIIGSDMQEVIGTAIALYLLSGGWILLWAGVLITIVDTFTFLFLDKYGLRKLELFFGLLISIMAVTFGYEYVVSAPPQLEVMKGMFTPMCTNCDSDALLKAVAIVGAVIMPHNLYLHSALVKSRDIDRRQPKKVKEANMYFFVEAIIALLVSFVINVFVVAVFAHGLYDKKNSDVYEVCEAAGDTLGMATFKNDSSAIDANLYKGGIFLGCQFGIAAMYIWAVGILAAGQSSTMTGTYTGQFAMEGFLNLQWARWKRVFFTRTIAIVPTFFVAFYANIEDLGGMNEVLNAIMTLQLPFATLPTLAFTSSEQIMGKFKNGIFNKVVATLLSAAVIAINIFFVTQTVNEKLPNPSWAAIFGIIVYAVIYLGFCLYFVIHMAIAMGAECLTRNRFIAKYVGGPTEMSFALTNPAVYASMALRRIPDVDLPNRELTRRSQYRKT from the exons atggaaaataattctacCGAGAATTTGGATGTGGCTGGGGGCGGTGATGCAGAATCAATCTCCAAGACTCCAACTAATGGAAGTCCACAAAAATTGAACGAGAATTCATCGCTCAATCCGCTGACTAATCAGACGTATTTTGCTGATGAGAGGATACAAATTCCGGAGATTGAAACC GGTGGTTTCAGCTTCAGAAAATTATGGGCTTTCACAGGCCCTGGTTTTCTCATGTCAATAGCTTATCTAGACCCTGGAAACATAGAGTCTGATCTGCAATCTGGAGTTTCAGCGAAGTACAAG TTACTATGGGTTTTACTAGGAGCCACAATCCTCGGCCTAGTGATGCAGAGGCTGAGTGCTCGTCTGGGGGTTGTAACAGGCCTTCATCTAGCCGAAATGTGCCACAGACAGTACAAAACAGTTCCCAGGATATTCCTGTGGCTAATGATTGAAATCGCAATCATCGGGAGTGACATGCAGGAGGTCATTGGCACTGCCATTGCACTTTACCTCTTATCAGGGGGATG GATTCTACTCTGGGCAGGGGTTTTGATCACCATTGTCGAcacttttacatttttattcctTGATAAATATGGGTTGAGGAAGCTAGAGCTGTTCTTCGGACTTTTAATTTCTATTATGGCTGTAACGTTCGGTTAcgag TACGTTGTTTCGGCTCCACCTCAACTGGAAGTTATGAAGGGAATGTTCACTCCAATGTGTACAAACTGTGATAGCGATGCTCTCCTCAAGGCTGTTGCCATCGTCGGTGCGGTCATCATGCCGCACAATTTGTATCTCCACAGTGCTCTCGTCAAG TCCCGGGACATTGACAGGAGGCAGCCTAAGAAGGTCAAGGAAGCCAACATGTATTTCTTCGTTGAAGCGATCATTGCTCTCctcgtttccttcgttatcAACGTTTTTGTCGTGGCTGTGTTTGCTCACGGGCTTTATGACAAGAAGAATAGCGACGTT tatGAAGTGTGTGAGGCAGCCGGAGACACCCTGGGAATGGCCACATTTAAG AATGACTCATCCGCGATCGACGCTAATTTATATAAAGGAGGAATATTCCTCGGGTGCCAATTTGGAATAGCAGCGATGTACATATGGGCAGTTGGAATTTTAGCTGCTGGACAATCGTCCACGATGACGGGGACGTACACTGGGCAATTCGCTATGGAGGGATTCCTGAATCTTCAGTGGGCACGATGGAAGAGAGTCTTCTTCACTCGAACAATTGCAATAGTGCCAACATTTTTCGTAGCCTTTTATGCTAATATTGAGGATCTTGGGGGTATGAATGAGGTCCTCAACGCCATCATGACCCTTCAGCTTCCCTTCGCCACACTTCCCACTCTTGCTTTTACCAGTAGCGAGCAGATCATGGGAAAATTCAAGAACGGAAT aTTTAATAAAGTGGTCGCTACGCTACTCTCGGCAGCAGTGATAGCAATTAACATATTCTTCGTAACCCAAACAGTGAATGAAAAACTGCCCAATCCAAGCTGGGCTGCCATCTTCGGCATAATAGTGTACGCCGTAATTTACCTCGGCTTCTGTTTATATTTTGTTATTCACATGGCTATTGCCATGGGGGCTGAATGTCTAACGCGAAATAGA tttattgcTAAATACGTTGGGGGTCCAACGGAAATGAGTTTCGCCCTGACGAATCCAGCGGTATATGCCAG CATGGCCTTGCGACGAATACCAGATGTAGATTTACCTAACAGAG aGTTAACCCGGCGTTCTCAATACAGGAAAACCTGA